The region ATACCCCATCTACTGATAAATCATGAAGACCTAAAGAAACCTtggttaaggtcttgttacgtaagagtaaatgagtaatagatacatttttgcagtaccctAACTAAAGTGTTTCCCATTCTTTAACTTGGTGCAAAGCAGTATGAGCTACACtttgtgtgtgaaaatgtgctatataaaaaaatgttgacaaTTTGATTTTGTAACTGGTTTACCTTCCACCTCTCAAACACACGaactgtttattttcattattgaatTAATGCATTTCCAAATTCAACTTGcaaactttcttttctttttatttcatattttcatttctaCTTTCCCTACAGTGTGCACTGCTTACAGGAAATAATCCTCTTGTAGAAAGAGGCAGACTGCACAATGGACAACAGATTAGGGAAATCCCTGTTTTTTCCAGAATTTCTGCTTGCAGTCAGCAGGACCGGGTGTCAAGAGAGTATAAATTCAAAGAGGGCCAGCTAATGGGCATAGCATGCAGCATTAATCTCAAGAAATCAGAATTATCCTCAAAGACGCAGGACTCTTTAAATACAATGATCTGTATAgcatttgttttccttgcttttctCCTGCATCCTGCCATTGAAGGTGAGTATTTGAATCAGAATGTCTGATCTTTTCTTTGTGTCATTTCTGATGATCTCTGTGATGTTGTGGTCTTGACTTTCATCTCTCGGTTCTTTCAGGATCCCCACTTCCAAGCAAGGGTCGCTGCATCTGCATAGGAAGCGGGGCTAACTTTATTTCTCCAGCGCACATCAAGACGATGGAAATATTTCCATCCTCTGCAATCTGCCCACAGCTCGAGATAATGTGAGTATTTGAATTTACTTGTCTATTGCAAATTGATAAAGCTGAATCTAAATGGTGACATGAATAgtgtaatttctgtttttttcagtccCAAGCTTAATGGTTTCTGTCATCCAACTAAGCAGATAGAATcgcctttctgaaaatgtgttttaagcCAACAgctaatcttttctttttttaattttcagtgttACTCTGAAAGATAaaacaaagaaatgcttgaaTCCCAAATCCAAATTTACCCTGAAGTTcatgaaaaatgcaaagaaatcaaggtaattaaaaaaagaaggcaGTGATTCTGCACACCAAAGTCATCTGCTTATCTCTTTCATTCAGCACTAGGTTACAGTAACTAGTGTCAGTCTACTTCTTAACAAAACAGTTTCTTATTGTGTTAATTATGTAGCACCAGAAAATCcagatttctgtttgtttactttattatttaaatgtattatgttatgttatatattgtatgtatgttttaaattatgtaaGATTATACTCCTATAATGGACTAGATAGTTGTTAAGTCATTTGCTTTTAAACATCAGGattcaaaattgaaaaataatc is a window of Erpetoichthys calabaricus chromosome 7, fErpCal1.3, whole genome shotgun sequence DNA encoding:
- the LOC114655147 gene encoding C-X-C motif chemokine 11-1-like, whose amino-acid sequence is MGIACSINLKKSELSSKTQDSLNTMICIAFVFLAFLLHPAIEGSPLPSKGRCICIGSGANFISPAHIKTMEIFPSSAICPQLEIIVTLKDKTKKCLNPKSKFTLKFMKNAKKSRRSQSRL